The genomic region CTTGCCCCTTTCAGCTTGCACAAAGTGTGCAGCAGAGTTTTCAGGGTCCGCAGAGGGAGCTCGTTCGTGcactgcctcagtttctcctttgGGATTGACTTCAGGAGGGTGTTGACATCCAGCAGGATTTGGTCCAGGTCGATGGTGTTGATGGTGTGTGGGAGAAGACGTGTAGTCCTCCAGAGACATTTGGCCAACAGGTCAGAAAACTTATCTGGGCTGCCCTCGGCACTCAGGCTGCCTTGGAGCAGCTTGAGCAAAGCACAGAAGATCCCCGTCTGGTCAGATTTTTCTAAGACCCTTCTCATGAGGACATTAATGGACTGTATGAGCTTCCGATCTTCCTCTCGGTCCCCCTCCAGGAATTCCAGCATTAAGGTAAGGAGGTTGTGCATTACATCCTTCAGCACCTCCATCGAGGCCTCCTGAGCCAGGTTCTTCTCCTGGAAGAGAAACAACATGGCCTGGATGACGCCTTTGCATCGCAGGATGATTTGGTCCTTCCCACATTTCTCATCAGATTCCTTCTGCTTTTGGATCAACTTGAATGGTTGGAAGCTGGCTACGAGGAACTCATTAACATGCCCAGCCATGGCTTCTGCTTTGTTCTTCTGCCTCAGGATATTCTCAATTTCTTCCACCGCCTGAATGCTGGTGTCAGCATCGCTATTTCTGACGCCACAAATAAGGGAATTAATAGCAGGGGTGATGTTATGACACGTGTTTTCGGTGTCTGAGGAGGAGGGCAAGGTCTGGAATTCAGGGATCGTTTCTAGATGAATGATGTCCCTCAGATTTAAGTGCCTGTATTTTCTGGAGACCAGCCTGCACTCGTGCTGTCCTGTATGTGGAGGCAGAGACCGAGGAGCCTCAGCCGCCTTATTCAGATTTCCTCCTTCAGGGCTGGTGGGCTCTGGCTTTGAGGGtgcacctcctgcctgctggcagaCGTCTTCACAGCCGGTGTTTGACTCCTGTTGAGGCTTTTCACAAAGATGTTTTGCTGGAGACACTCGTGGCCTGCCAGGTTCCTGCTCTGCAGTTTGTCCCAGCACCCGCATATATTCTTCAGGGAGATCCCCAACGATTCTGAGCACAATTTCCCCATGGGTTTTGCAAGCTGTGACCATGATGTTTAGAGCAGCGTTATGAATAGCTCTGTCTTTGTCTCCAAGGAAGGCAGCTATCTTCTTCAAGGCTTTGCCAGGGCTGGGCTCACACACCTCCAGGCCGTACTCCTCGAGCAGATGACCCATCTCCACCAGGCATCCTGCCTGCTGCTTGGTGTTCTGGAACTTGATGCCTTCCATGAGGAAGCTGAACACCTTCTTAGCTGGGTACACCAGGCACGTGCCCTTCAGGACAGCGTGCACCAATTTACAAATGACTTTCCTTGGCTCCCCTATCTTCAGGACGAGGtatgggaggaaggaaagggcCTCATTCTCCGTCAGCTGGTACTTTTCTTGGATCAGCAAAGTCAGCAGCAGGTTGAGGTACTCCAGGCTCTTGATAAGCACCCACGTGTTGGAGTCAAAGAAACGCAGGGAAAGCCATTTCAGGATCAGGTCCAGGCAGCTGATGActccttccttctctgtctCCAGGTGCCTGATCATCATGGCCAAGGCTTTGATTTGGTGCAGGAAGCTGGGGTGGAACAGTTCCACCTGGAAGCTCCTGGACACGCAGCTGCTCATCTGGGCCTTCAGCTGCTCGATGTACCTTTTGTTGGGAGCAGTGAAGTTCCACTGCAGCACTTTCCTGCTTTTCTCGTCCCTCAGTCTTTGCTCTTTCCCCCTGGGGACAACAATGAAGATGGGTATGGCATTATCCTCATCCTTCAGCGTGGGCTTTGCCTGTGCTTTCCCCTTGGCTGCACCCACGTCTTTCACGCCTTCCTCTCCTGGCGTGGGCTCCTTGGGACcctgcttctgctctctgccGGGTTTGGGTGCTGGCTCTTCAGCTGATGCTTGTGAAGAGAAGGTTGTTGTTGCAGGTGGTGTGGTTGGAACAGAGGGCGAAGTGGCAGTGGCGTTGTCTGTAGGCTGCCCAGACAGCGACTCGACAGAAGCAGCGGGTTGTGCTGACAGGCTGGCGTTGGCATTCTCCAGGATCGCCAGTACGTGCTCCCTTGCACCCGCCTTCAGCTCGCTGGTGGCCTCAGCCATCTTCTCAAAGCCCAGGTGCATGATGAAGAAGGGCAGGGCTGCCTGTGAGGCTGCGAACACGTCCCCGTTGCTGTCCTGTAGGCAGGAGAAGAGCAGCGGCACGCAGCGGAGCAGGCCCGAGGGAGCTGACCGCAGGGTGGGCAGCTCTTCAGCCAGCCACTGCGCCAGCTCCTGCTTCTGGAAGGCCATcgcttctctcagctctccTGAAACCTCCTGCCCACCCAGCCACTGCGATATGTCGAGCTGTGCAGCCCAGGCATTCACGGCAGCCAGGGCGGCCGCTCTCATGCTGCTCTTGCAGTCCCTGAGCAGAGCGATGAGGGGAAGGCCCAAGTCCTTCATGTGCTGTGCGATGTTGGAGCCCATGGCTGTGGAGAGGTGCTGGAGGACCTTTAGGGCCATCTGTACCAGGCTGGGGTTCGGGTGGTGGAGACAAGCCCTCAGGGCTGTTGGGAGCTCTCCTATGTTTGGCTGGATGTGTTTGGCATCCTGAAGGATGCAGGCGACCTCTTCCAGGCCCTTCTTCTGGACGCTCCAATCCTTCTCCTGCAGCTTGGCCAGCAGCTGTGGTGTGATCCTGTCACTAATGTCTACGGCTCCTGTTCTTCTGTGATCCTCCTGGGTCTCATCACCCAGGCCTGGTTTGGGGTTGGCACGGCTGGGAGCTGGTGGGACCTTCCCCTGCACCTTTTTCAGCTCGGCATCTATCTGGGGGAGAAGGGGCAGCTTCTCACTCTCCATCAGCTCTCTGAGCGGGTCTCCCACGTACAGGTAAATAACCCCCAGCAAAGTGATGGCCGATCTCTGCACGCTGGGCTGAGCAGCAGCGAGAGCAATCCTCAGGGTATTTATCAGTGTCTTGGCCTCCATGCCAGCAAAGCCAAATTCCAGGATTGCCTTTGACAGCCAGTCCAAGATCTTGGTCTGGATCCTGGAATTACTCTGTGAGAAAGCCAGTGCCACAGCTGTCTGTGCTGTCCACGGCAATGAGCATGCCTCTGCTATAGCTGTCAAGGCTCCTTGGGCACTGGTGCTGCACAGCACGTCTCCCACCATTTCCACCACACTTTCCAGGACAATTTGAGCAGACGTCCTGGAGAAGTCCCCTTCCTGGGCTAGCAGAGTGATTGTGTGGAGTTTCTTCTGCATCACCTGGAGCTTTGTCTCCTTGCACCCCCGTGACAGCAGTCTCACCAGGGCTTGGCACGGTATCTCGCTTTTCCTCATCTCACAGATAGCCTTCTGCAGGGTCTCTATGCTGGAAATCCGTTCTTTCCAATCGTTGCTTTCCAAGTGCTGAATGCAGGTTTCGGGGAGCATGGCTGCCACCTTTTCCTTGCACTCTTCCTCCGAGAGCTCTGGTTCACACATCTTGCTCGAGCCCACCCTTCACATCTGCTGTTGGGCTCTGTCCTTCCAGGGCTGGCCAGGTTTCCTTCCAAGCACCCTAAACGAGGAGCAAGAGGGCGGCGCGGGGTGTCCTTGCCAATGGAGAGGTGCAGATGTTACGGCGGCACCTTTGGGCCCCTCCTGGCAGGGTGCATGGAGCCCACGAGCCACCTGCCATGAGTGCTGGCCATTGTGAGGTCGGAGCCACCCACGGGGAGCCACAGCGCTGCGGTGGGGTCCCAGTGTCACCACTGTCACCAGCAGCGACCACTCTTCCTGCAGGTGGGTCCAAGCCCCTGGGAGGAGGCATCAGCACAGGCAGCATCACCTCCAGCCCTCATTGCCTCCGGGGGTGGTTTATTCGGGCTGTGGAAGATGTAGTCTAGAGGCAGGGACAGCCACACATCGTGCCACCACAGCCATCTGGTCCCTCGAGCCTGTAACTGGACATAACCCTTTCTCCCTCTGCCCACACGGCTCCTGCTGAGACTGGGAGGCTGGCAGCTGAGTGAGTAAGGAGTAGTTTGGGAtgctgaacaacaacaaaattgcCAGGGGAGAGAAGATTTTCACTGAGccaatttttttaaaggttttctttAGAACAAAACCCACCGTTTTTAAACGTAGATAGCACAGTTCGCTTTTATGCTATTTAACTTTCTTCCAGCCTGTTACAATTTGACACCTTTTGCATGAGAAATGCCCtgtagaaatgaaaaacaggCACTCAGCCGTGGGCAAAAATCTCTGgcagtgcagcagcactgcctgcgTCCTCACAGGGAGGTGAGAATCCTACAGGGAAAGCTCCTTTTTGGAGGTGCCCTGCATCCAGCTCCACTGCTCGGACAGCCCCTGGTGCAGAGGAGACCTGTGCAGAGCGTCTGCCCTCACGGACAGGGATGCACAGACCACGAACAGGACAATCCGTGCTCTTTGGCTCtctctgctggctgcagtgcACCCCACTCGTGGGCTGGTGCTCCTCAGGGGGTCCCCCAACATTACAACCCCTGGGGAAGAGGCTGGtgtggggagcagagcagcagggacagaagtCCCGTGTTGgagcctctgggaaggatcaCACACCGCAACGAGCACTAGAAGTAAaatagggaaggaaaaatgtGGCAGCGAGGTTTCCCCAAAAAGCCTTGCAAATGCAACAGCTGATTTCCAGGAGGATCCTTTTCTTCCCTAAGCCTCCAGCTGGAGGGACAGATTTTCCTTGAAGGCAAAACCCAGAGCTGCGCAAGGGAGCAAATATTCGGGAAGCATTCACCAACTCTGCTCCGTGCCGGGGGAACAGAGCCTAACAAGTGCTGAGGGACGGGCACAGGAGGGCTGGGAGCATCCCTCTGGGGCCAGCTTTGTTGGGGCTGGAGGCTGGAGCGTTTTCTCCCACCAGCAGAGCACggcagcctgcctgcagctgcgAGGGATCGggatgcaggcagcagggagcagcagcagcgatgcTCTGGGGGGTGAGCAGAACCAAGTCTctctccctctgccccagcagTGAGCAAAGCCTGGCTCTGAGTGCATCATTTCATGCTTTCTCAGGGCATCTCTCTATAAGAAATACCGTGGACCTTTGTGAAGCCTCGTTTTGTTAATTGAGTGGGTTTTGGTTCCACCCAGGTGGGTTTCTTTGCTGGATGGTGCTGGAAATATCAGGTCATGGCACAAACTGCCACGTGTACTGTACATATGAGAAAAACTGTGCTTGGAGATATTTTTAGAGAGCTTGTTAAATTTGGGGGTTCTGCCAGGCATTTGCAGGATAAGCCTCCCAGGACTGGGATCCAGACTGCTGAGGTACTCACAGTATCTGGCCAAAAAATTCTTCTGGGTATGCTATTAGGTGCTAACAAAAGCGACAAATAATTCACTaataaaacaaaggagaaagaaaaacgcTCAGTGTAAGTGAATTTTACTGCATTATTCTGGTGAGAAGCTGTCAAAGAGTCAGAAGGTGTTCGGAGGAGAGAGAGTACAGCCTGTTCCTTTATCATAATAACTTTTATTGCCTAGGTATAGTTTCTCACCCCGGTCAATAAGCAtcctgctgctttgttttcagagcATTAGGGCTCGGTTACAGCAGCAAATGCTTCTTTCCAGCCGCCTGGTGCTGACccacccaggggctgggggctgctccagTGCTCCCCAGAGGTGCTGGGATTTTGGCAggatggaggggaaaaagatTCCCACGGTGAGAGCAGGAGCCTGGGAATAGGGGATGCTCCCAGTGCCCACAGATCAGAGCAATGATGAGTCTGCCGTGACACTTGCTGGGAGCTACAGGGGCAgattaaatacaaaaacacCGTGGAACCTCTTACAGGCTGTTCTGGGTGAAGGACAGTTGTGCCCAGGGGTCTGGGCTCTTTGTAATTTCTGCAGAGCCAAAAAGAGCAAGCTGATGCCAGAGCGGCCCCAGGCTATGAAGTCTGGATCCCAGAAGCATTCCTCGTGCACCACAGCTAGGATTGCTTCGAGCTATCTGTCACCAACGAGCCCTCTGGGCCAAGGAAGACTTGGCCTTTCTAACAATTTGGGCTTCATATAGCGAAGATCCTGGCCTGCTTGCTAGAGCCAATGGCCCTTCCTGGCATCATTACTTGGAGAGgttgctgctggggatggctgAGCAGCTCATCGCTGGCTTCCCATGGGGGCATCTGTGCTCTCAGGCCTCATACAATCTTTTCTGGTTTTCAATAAAAGCGATCCTTTGGACAGCAGTTTCAAGCCCTTTTACATGGCTCCTCATAGACATTTCCCTGCAGTGCCTCATGAATCACCAGCTGAAGGTACCTGCTGGGGTGGGGATCACTCTGGGTCTGCCCATGCCACCGAGTGCATGAGGAGAGGTGAATCAGCCAGCAGGGACCATCACAGCCCCCAGGCTGCCCCAAGCTGATGCAGGGGCTGCACCTCCATGGAGCCTTGGCTCTGAGCTGCTGAGAACCTCACTGGAAAACCTCTCTCAAAgcctctcttttcccctttggcAGCTTAGACCTGTGGAGCTGA from Anas platyrhynchos isolate ZD024472 breed Pekin duck chromosome 9, IASCAAS_PekinDuck_T2T, whole genome shotgun sequence harbors:
- the LOC101800341 gene encoding cytoskeleton-associated protein 5-like, which codes for MCEPELSEEECKEKVAAMLPETCIQHLESNDWKERISSIETLQKAICEMRKSEIPCQALVRLLSRGCKETKLQVMQKKLHTITLLAQEGDFSRTSAQIVLESVVEMVGDVLCSTSAQGALTAIAEACSLPWTAQTAVALAFSQSNSRIQTKILDWLSKAILEFGFAGMEAKTLINTLRIALAAAQPSVQRSAITLLGVIYLYVGDPLRELMESEKLPLLPQIDAELKKVQGKVPPAPSRANPKPGLGDETQEDHRRTGAVDISDRITPQLLAKLQEKDWSVQKKGLEEVACILQDAKHIQPNIGELPTALRACLHHPNPSLVQMALKVLQHLSTAMGSNIAQHMKDLGLPLIALLRDCKSSMRAAALAAVNAWAAQLDISQWLGGQEVSGELREAMAFQKQELAQWLAEELPTLRSAPSGLLRCVPLLFSCLQDSNGDVFAASQAALPFFIMHLGFEKMAEATSELKAGAREHVLAILENANASLSAQPAASVESLSGQPTDNATATSPSVPTTPPATTTFSSQASAEEPAPKPGREQKQGPKEPTPGEEGVKDVGAAKGKAQAKPTLKDEDNAIPIFIVVPRGKEQRLRDEKSRKVLQWNFTAPNKRYIEQLKAQMSSCVSRSFQVELFHPSFLHQIKALAMMIRHLETEKEGVISCLDLILKWLSLRFFDSNTWVLIKSLEYLNLLLTLLIQEKYQLTENEALSFLPYLVLKIGEPRKVICKLVHAVLKGTCLVYPAKKVFSFLMEGIKFQNTKQQAGCLVEMGHLLEEYGLEVCEPSPGKALKKIAAFLGDKDRAIHNAALNIMVTACKTHGEIVLRIVGDLPEEYMRVLGQTAEQEPGRPRVSPAKHLCEKPQQESNTGCEDVCQQAGGAPSKPEPTSPEGGNLNKAAEAPRSLPPHTGQHECRLVSRKYRHLNLRDIIHLETIPEFQTLPSSSDTENTCHNITPAINSLICGVRNSDADTSIQAVEEIENILRQKNKAEAMAGHVNEFLVASFQPFKLIQKQKESDEKCGKDQIILRCKGVIQAMLFLFQEKNLAQEASMEVLKDVMHNLLTLMLEFLEGDREEDRKLIQSINVLMRRVLEKSDQTGIFCALLKLLQGSLSAEGSPDKFSDLLAKCLWRTTRLLPHTINTIDLDQILLDVNTLLKSIPKEKLRQCTNELPLRTLKTLLHTLCKLKGARILDHLTLIEDAAGSEVEAYLRKTSYLNQNLAVIRAEQNTREHLPPPSLDMSPEAEAAPLGSAEIPEAAHPSCSLENLPPTAGSSPRGPCHASPSVPGLQSSGVPEGTKKQQQK